One stretch of Bacteroidota bacterium DNA includes these proteins:
- a CDS encoding HsdR family type I site-specific deoxyribonuclease translates to MSNVGQIERATQNRIVKLFSDQLNYFYLGNWEDRLNNSNIEEKYLRKYLASRDYNDILINKALDKLRIAANNYERSLYDNNKEVYGFLRFGVKVKADVGDNTETVHLIDWSNPEKNDFAIAEEVTIQGNYDKRPDIVLYVNGIALAVLELKRSTVSIGDGIRQNLVNQKKEFIQSFFSTIQFVFAGNDTEGLRYGTIRTPEKYFLKWKEDVDDISMLPLDKYLLKLCNKKRFLEIIYDFILFDGGIKKLPRHHQYFGVKASQEFVRNREGGIIWHTQGSGKSLVMVILAKWILENNPNARVVIITDRDELDKQIERVFNDSGEPIHRTSSGKDLMDQLGQSLPRLLCSLVHKFGRRSEDDFDDFIEELKNNPVRTVGEIFVFVDECHRTQSGKLHKTMKVMLQNAIFIGFTGTPLLKQDKQTSLEVFGRYIHTYKFNEGVEDEVILDLVYEARDIDQKITSPDRIDTWFESKTKGLNDFQKSELKKRWGTMQVVLSCRSRMEKLVTDIIFDFNVKPRLNSNTGNAILISSSIYDACRYYELFQKTELKNHYAIITSYNPSTRDIITEDTGANTETEKEFIYQTYKALLGDRSTEKYEDHAKEKFVKEPATMKLLIVVDKLLTGFDAPPCTYLYIDKSMQDHGLFQAICRVNRLDTEDKQFGYIIDYMDLFRRIENAVAVYTSELDYDTFAKEDCDILLKDRLINGKARLDDALEEIALLCEPVPAPKDTLAFIHFFCGNPENEDDLKATEVKRTALYKLTINLIRAYANIAAEMEEAGYSVKEIEDIKRQVDFYLKLREEIRNASGETLDLKTYEADMRQLIDNYIQAEDPRKISFFDNLSLVDLIVKTGIADAINNLPDRIKANRQAVAETIENNVRQKIIKEHLIDPAFFEDMSKLLNEIIIERKANAIDYEEYLKKIADLAKHVSQGRKDNLPEKLTTHAQVALYHNLEKDENLALACDEAIRYIKKDNWKGNAQKENEIKGALYKVLKNVSKVEQIFSIVKQQSGY, encoded by the coding sequence CTACTTTTACCTTGGTAATTGGGAAGATCGACTGAATAACAGCAACATTGAAGAGAAATACCTTAGAAAGTACCTTGCTTCTCGGGATTATAACGATATACTTATCAATAAGGCATTAGATAAATTACGGATTGCTGCAAATAATTACGAGAGAAGCTTGTACGATAACAATAAAGAAGTGTATGGATTTCTTCGCTTTGGTGTTAAAGTGAAAGCTGATGTGGGTGATAATACAGAAACCGTACATCTGATAGACTGGAGTAATCCTGAAAAGAATGATTTTGCCATTGCAGAAGAAGTGACCATTCAGGGGAACTACGATAAACGACCAGATATTGTCCTGTACGTTAATGGTATTGCATTAGCAGTCCTGGAACTAAAACGCAGTACAGTTTCTATTGGTGATGGCATCCGACAAAATCTGGTGAATCAGAAAAAAGAATTTATTCAATCCTTCTTCTCAACCATTCAGTTTGTATTTGCCGGTAATGATACAGAAGGTTTACGTTACGGAACAATTCGCACTCCTGAAAAATATTTTCTTAAATGGAAAGAAGATGTGGATGACATCAGCATGTTGCCATTGGATAAGTACCTGCTGAAATTATGCAATAAAAAACGTTTTCTGGAGATCATCTATGATTTTATCCTTTTTGACGGAGGTATAAAAAAGTTACCACGTCATCACCAGTATTTTGGAGTCAAAGCATCACAGGAATTTGTACGTAACAGAGAAGGTGGCATTATCTGGCATACACAGGGTAGTGGGAAAAGTCTGGTGATGGTCATCCTGGCTAAATGGATACTGGAGAACAATCCTAATGCACGTGTGGTGATCATTACTGATCGTGATGAATTGGACAAGCAGATCGAAAGGGTTTTTAATGATTCGGGTGAACCTATACATCGCACCAGCAGTGGCAAAGACCTGATGGATCAACTGGGACAGTCATTACCAAGGCTATTGTGTTCATTGGTCCATAAATTTGGTAGAAGATCAGAAGATGATTTTGATGATTTCATTGAAGAACTGAAAAATAATCCTGTCAGGACAGTAGGTGAAATTTTTGTCTTTGTAGATGAATGTCATCGTACACAAAGTGGCAAATTGCATAAAACCATGAAAGTCATGCTGCAGAATGCGATATTCATTGGCTTCACGGGAACACCATTACTTAAGCAGGATAAGCAAACAAGCCTTGAGGTATTCGGAAGATATATACATACCTACAAATTCAATGAGGGAGTTGAAGATGAAGTTATTCTTGATCTGGTTTATGAAGCCCGTGATATTGATCAGAAAATCACTTCCCCTGATAGGATTGATACCTGGTTTGAATCAAAAACCAAGGGATTGAATGACTTTCAGAAGTCAGAGTTAAAGAAAAGATGGGGTACAATGCAGGTGGTATTGAGTTGTCGTTCCAGGATGGAGAAACTTGTTACCGATATAATATTTGATTTTAATGTGAAGCCACGCCTTAATTCAAATACTGGTAATGCCATTCTGATATCTTCCAGTATTTATGATGCTTGCCGTTATTACGAACTCTTTCAAAAAACAGAATTAAAGAATCATTATGCCATTATTACCTCCTATAATCCCTCCACACGTGATATTATAACAGAAGACACAGGTGCAAATACAGAAACGGAGAAAGAATTTATCTATCAGACCTATAAAGCACTTCTTGGTGACAGAAGCACTGAAAAGTATGAAGATCATGCAAAGGAGAAATTTGTAAAAGAACCTGCGACCATGAAACTTCTTATTGTGGTTGACAAGCTACTTACAGGTTTTGATGCTCCTCCCTGTACTTACCTGTATATTGATAAAAGCATGCAGGATCATGGCTTGTTTCAGGCAATATGCCGTGTAAACAGACTGGATACTGAAGACAAGCAATTTGGTTATATTATTGATTATATGGATCTGTTCAGAAGAATTGAGAACGCTGTAGCCGTGTACACTTCTGAATTGGATTACGATACGTTTGCAAAAGAAGATTGTGATATATTACTTAAGGATCGTTTAATAAATGGCAAGGCGAGGTTAGATGATGCCCTGGAAGAGATCGCCTTGTTATGTGAACCTGTACCTGCTCCAAAGGATACATTAGCATTCATTCATTTCTTTTGTGGAAATCCTGAAAATGAAGATGATCTTAAAGCCACTGAAGTAAAACGCACTGCATTATATAAACTTACCATTAATCTCATACGTGCTTATGCGAATATAGCTGCCGAAATGGAAGAAGCAGGATATTCTGTAAAAGAGATAGAAGACATTAAAAGACAAGTTGATTTTTATCTGAAGTTGAGAGAAGAAATACGTAATGCAAGTGGTGAAACGCTTGATCTGAAGACCTATGAAGCTGACATGCGGCAGTTGATTGATAATTATATCCAGGCTGAAGATCCAAGAAAAATCTCATTTTTTGATAATTTGTCATTGGTTGATCTGATAGTAAAGACCGGAATTGCAGATGCCATTAATAATTTACCTGATAGGATAAAAGCCAACCGACAAGCTGTTGCAGAAACAATAGAGAATAATGTCCGGCAAAAGATCATCAAAGAACATTTGATTGACCCTGCATTTTTTGAGGATATGTCAAAGCTGTTGAATGAAATTATCATAGAACGGAAAGCTAATGCCATAGACTACGAAGAGTACTTAAAGAAAATTGCTGACCTTGCAAAACATGTAAGTCAGGGAAGGAAGGACAATCTGCCTGAAAAATTAACAACACATGCACAGGTGGCATTGTATCATAACCTGGAGAAAGATGAAAATTTGGCATTGGCATGTGACGAAGCCATTCGTTATATTAAAAAAGACAACTGGAAAGGCAATGCACAAAAAGAGAATGAGATAAAAGGAGCGTTGTATAAGGTGCTAAAGAATGTGAGTAAGGTAGAACAGATTTTTTCAATAGTTAAACAGCAATCCGGATATTGA